Proteins from a genomic interval of Kitasatospora kifunensis:
- a CDS encoding response regulator — protein MVQKAKILLVDDRPENLLALEAILSALDQTLVRAVSGEEALKALLTDDFAVILLDVQMPGMDGFETAAHIKRRERTRDIPIIFLTAINHGPHHTFRGYAAGAVDYISKPFDPWVLRAKVSVFVDLYVKNCQLKEQAALLRLQLEDDRQGEGRPGTSTAEPLLTELSARLASVEEQAEALTKQLGDSPDIGAAATAAHLERKLAGLRAALEALRPGAESV, from the coding sequence GTGGTGCAGAAAGCGAAGATCCTCCTGGTCGACGACCGACCGGAGAACCTCCTCGCGCTGGAGGCGATCCTCTCCGCGCTGGACCAGACGCTGGTGCGCGCGGTTTCGGGTGAGGAGGCGCTCAAGGCGCTGCTCACCGACGACTTCGCGGTGATCCTGCTGGACGTCCAGATGCCGGGCATGGACGGCTTCGAGACCGCCGCGCACATCAAGCGCCGCGAGCGCACCAGAGACATTCCGATCATCTTCCTCACCGCGATCAACCACGGCCCGCACCACACCTTCCGGGGCTACGCGGCCGGCGCGGTGGACTACATCTCCAAGCCGTTCGACCCGTGGGTGCTGCGCGCCAAGGTCTCCGTCTTCGTCGATCTCTACGTGAAGAACTGCCAGCTCAAGGAGCAGGCGGCGCTGCTGCGGCTGCAGTTGGAGGACGACCGGCAGGGCGAGGGCCGTCCCGGCACGAGCACCGCGGAGCCGCTGCTGACCGAGCTGTCCGCGCGGCTGGCCTCGGTCGAGGAGCAGGCCGAGGCGCTGACCAAGCAGCTGGGCGACTCGCCCGACATCGGGGCCGCGGCCACCGCGGCCCACCTGGAGCGCAAACTGGCCGGCCTGCGGGCGGCGCTGGAGGCGCTGCGTCCCGGCGCGGAGTCGGTCTGA
- a CDS encoding DNA translocase FtsK, translating into MASRTPGSTARTTSPGPAKKAAPAKKASARKPAAKPPAKAGPAKGAAKGPAKGVAKKGTAKPAARKAAAARPVAPTPAPARPARSARSQQPILFRAVRACWLGLAHSVGALFRGFGDGAKGLHPVHRKDGQALLLLALALVTAAGTWFSPQGWLGGAATNVVSGLFGRLDVLIPLILAAIAIRLMRHPELPEANGRVVIGLSTLVIGVLGLIHIGCGAPGVHSGASRIRQAGGIIGWAASTPMMAAAGPPLAVPLLLLLTFFGLLVVTATPVNKIPERLRLLGERLGVVEAAPLDDYDDYDEYGEPYATGERELSTEPPEDADPDALPYTVEEDPDDEVAARRRRRGRRKQVDEPELAPAVPDMFVKDPFQTRDLAAGVAADLDGALLHGVPASPAVASIMHQVQDRTAPPEEPAVPPARTSATGTPGDQPSAPLEHGEAPSRMEQLQLHSGGGYALPSLDLLERGGPGKTRSELNDLVVAQLTSTFAEFKVDAKVTGFTRGPTVTRYEVELGPAVKVERITALAKNIAYAVASADVRIISPIPGKSAVGIEIPNGDREMVNLGDLLRSRSAAEDTHPMVVGMGKDVEGHTVLANLAKMPHILVAGATGAGKSSCINCLITSVLARATPDEVRMVLVDPKRVELTAYEGIPHLITPIITNPKKAAEALQWVVREMDLRYDDLAAYGFRHVDDFNAAVKAGKVTPPLGSERELTPYPYLLVIVDELADLMMVAPRDVEDSVVRITQLARAAGIHLVLATQRPSVDVVTGLIKANVPSRLAFATSAMADSRVILDQPGAEKLIGKGDALFLPMGASKPVRMQGAFVTEAEIAAIVQHCKDQLTAVYREDVTVGGGPKKEIDEEIGDDLDLLIQAAELVVSTQFGSTSMLQRKLRVGFAKAGRLMDLMESRGIVGPSEGSKARDVLVKPDELDGVLAIIRG; encoded by the coding sequence ATGGCCTCACGGACGCCCGGCAGCACCGCACGCACCACGAGTCCGGGACCGGCGAAGAAGGCCGCCCCGGCGAAGAAGGCCTCGGCCCGCAAGCCGGCGGCCAAACCGCCGGCCAAGGCGGGCCCGGCCAAGGGCGCTGCCAAGGGGCCGGCCAAGGGCGTCGCCAAGAAGGGGACCGCCAAGCCGGCCGCGCGCAAGGCGGCGGCCGCGAGGCCGGTCGCACCCACCCCGGCGCCTGCCCGCCCGGCCCGGTCCGCGAGGTCGCAGCAGCCGATACTCTTCCGCGCCGTACGGGCCTGCTGGTTGGGCCTGGCACACAGCGTGGGCGCGCTCTTCCGCGGCTTCGGCGACGGCGCCAAGGGCCTGCACCCGGTCCACCGGAAGGACGGCCAGGCGCTGCTGTTGCTCGCGCTCGCGTTGGTCACCGCGGCCGGCACCTGGTTCAGCCCGCAGGGCTGGCTCGGCGGTGCCGCCACCAACGTGGTCAGCGGTCTGTTCGGGCGACTGGACGTGCTGATCCCGCTGATCCTGGCGGCGATCGCGATCCGGCTGATGCGCCATCCAGAGCTGCCGGAGGCGAACGGACGGGTCGTCATCGGCCTGAGCACGCTGGTGATAGGCGTGCTCGGCCTGATCCACATCGGCTGCGGTGCGCCCGGTGTGCACAGCGGCGCGTCCCGGATCCGGCAGGCCGGCGGCATCATCGGTTGGGCCGCCTCCACCCCGATGATGGCCGCCGCCGGACCGCCGCTGGCGGTGCCGTTGTTGCTGCTGCTGACCTTCTTCGGCCTGTTGGTGGTCACCGCCACCCCGGTCAACAAGATCCCCGAGCGGCTGCGCCTGCTCGGCGAGCGGCTCGGCGTGGTGGAGGCCGCACCGCTGGACGACTACGACGACTATGACGAGTACGGCGAGCCGTACGCCACCGGCGAGCGCGAGCTGTCCACCGAGCCGCCGGAGGACGCCGACCCCGACGCGCTGCCTTACACGGTCGAGGAGGACCCCGACGACGAGGTGGCCGCCCGTCGTCGCCGGCGCGGACGCCGCAAGCAGGTGGACGAGCCGGAGCTCGCGCCCGCCGTGCCGGACATGTTCGTCAAGGACCCCTTCCAGACCCGCGACCTGGCCGCCGGAGTCGCCGCCGACCTGGACGGCGCGCTGCTGCACGGTGTGCCGGCCTCGCCCGCGGTGGCCAGCATCATGCACCAGGTGCAGGACCGCACCGCCCCGCCGGAGGAGCCGGCCGTGCCACCGGCGCGCACGTCGGCGACCGGCACGCCCGGCGATCAGCCGTCCGCGCCCTTGGAGCACGGCGAGGCGCCGAGCCGGATGGAGCAGCTCCAGTTGCACAGCGGCGGTGGCTACGCGCTGCCCTCGCTGGACCTGCTGGAGCGCGGCGGCCCGGGCAAGACCCGCAGCGAGCTCAACGATCTCGTGGTCGCCCAGCTCACCTCCACCTTCGCCGAGTTCAAGGTGGACGCGAAGGTCACCGGCTTCACCCGGGGCCCGACGGTCACCCGCTACGAGGTGGAGCTGGGCCCGGCCGTCAAGGTCGAGCGGATCACCGCGCTGGCCAAGAACATCGCCTACGCGGTGGCCAGCGCGGACGTGCGGATCATCAGCCCGATCCCGGGCAAGTCCGCGGTGGGCATCGAGATCCCCAACGGGGACCGCGAGATGGTCAACCTCGGCGACCTGCTGCGCTCGCGCAGCGCCGCCGAGGACACCCACCCGATGGTGGTCGGCATGGGCAAGGACGTCGAGGGCCACACGGTGCTCGCCAACCTGGCCAAGATGCCGCACATCCTGGTCGCCGGCGCGACCGGCGCGGGCAAGTCCTCGTGCATCAACTGCCTGATCACCTCGGTGCTGGCGCGGGCCACCCCGGACGAGGTCCGGATGGTGCTGGTGGACCCCAAGCGGGTCGAGCTGACCGCGTACGAGGGCATTCCGCACCTGATCACCCCGATCATCACCAATCCGAAGAAGGCCGCCGAGGCGCTGCAGTGGGTGGTCCGCGAGATGGACCTGCGCTACGACGACCTCGCGGCCTACGGCTTCCGCCATGTGGACGACTTCAACGCGGCGGTCAAGGCCGGCAAGGTCACCCCGCCGCTGGGCAGCGAGCGGGAGCTGACGCCGTATCCGTACCTGCTGGTGATCGTTGACGAGTTGGCGGACCTGATGATGGTCGCCCCGCGTGACGTCGAGGACTCGGTGGTCCGGATCACCCAGCTGGCCCGGGCCGCCGGCATCCACCTGGTGCTCGCCACCCAGCGGCCCTCGGTGGACGTGGTGACCGGCCTGATCAAGGCCAACGTGCCCTCCCGGCTGGCCTTCGCCACCTCGGCGATGGCCGACTCCCGGGTCATCCTGGACCAGCCCGGGGCCGAGAAGCTGATCGGCAAGGGCGATGCGCTCTTCCTGCCGATGGGCGCCAGCAAGCCGGTCCGGATGCAGGGCGCCTTCGTCACCGAGGCCGAGATCGCGGCGATCGTGCAGCACTGCAAGGACCAGCTGACCGCCGTCTACCGCGAGGACGTCACGGTCGGCGGCGGCCCCAAGAAGGAGATCGACGAGGAGATCGGCGACGACCTGGACCTGTTGATCCAGGCGGCCGAGCTGGTGGTCTCCACTCAGTTCGGCTCGACCTCGATGCTGCAGCGCAAGCTGCGGGTCGGCTTCGCCAAGGCCGGACGGCTGATGGACCTGATGGAGTCGCGCGGCATCGTGGGGCCGAGCGAGGGATCCAAGGCCCGCGATGTGCTGGTCAAACCGGATGAGCTGGACGGGGTGCTGGCCATCATCCGCGGGTAG
- a CDS encoding helix-turn-helix domain-containing protein codes for MTNGKSSHRDHGRSSEAPSAETGSTRGPRAGTAQDAAPTIGRVLAEARLAAGLTVDEVSADTRVRVPIVHAIEADDFSRCGGDFYARGHLRSLARAVGADGAALVARYDEIHGTAPVVLAPVARLDARRIRADRGRPSWTGAMLVAIAAVVLLIAFNLVSSKPAKDPAGAASSPLPSVTASASASPGPTPAQSVAPTPSIAPIAAAPADKVTVKLVAEGGTSWVSAQDGDGNSLFQNNLDDGSNQTFTDPKQIQLVIGNAAAVHLYVNGKDLGPAGKDGQVVHLTYTPGDPQAG; via the coding sequence GTGACCAACGGCAAGTCTTCCCACCGCGACCACGGCCGATCCTCCGAAGCCCCCTCGGCCGAGACCGGCAGCACGAGGGGCCCACGGGCCGGCACCGCACAGGACGCTGCCCCGACGATCGGCCGGGTGTTGGCCGAGGCCCGGCTCGCCGCCGGGCTGACGGTTGACGAGGTCAGTGCCGACACCCGGGTCAGGGTGCCGATCGTGCACGCCATCGAAGCGGACGACTTCAGCCGCTGCGGCGGCGACTTCTACGCCCGAGGCCATCTGCGCTCGCTCGCCCGCGCCGTCGGCGCCGACGGCGCTGCCCTGGTGGCCCGCTACGACGAGATACATGGCACCGCCCCGGTGGTGCTGGCGCCGGTCGCCAGGCTGGACGCCAGGCGGATCCGGGCCGACCGCGGTCGACCGAGTTGGACCGGCGCGATGCTGGTGGCGATCGCCGCGGTGGTCCTGCTGATCGCTTTCAACCTGGTCAGCAGCAAGCCGGCCAAGGACCCGGCCGGTGCCGCCTCCTCGCCGCTGCCCAGCGTCACCGCCTCGGCGTCGGCCTCGCCCGGTCCCACGCCCGCCCAGTCCGTCGCGCCGACGCCCAGCATCGCCCCGATCGCCGCCGCTCCGGCCGACAAGGTCACCGTCAAGCTGGTCGCCGAGGGCGGTACCAGCTGGGTCTCCGCGCAGGACGGCGACGGCAACTCGCTCTTCCAGAACAACCTGGACGACGGCTCGAACCAGACCTTCACCGATCCCAAGCAGATCCAGCTGGTGATCGGCAACGCGGCGGCCGTGCACCTGTACGTCAATGGCAAGGATCTCGGTCCGGCGGGCAAGGACGGCCAGGTGGTGCACCTCACCTACACGCCCGGCGACCCGCAAGCCGGCTAG
- the rimO gene encoding 30S ribosomal protein S12 methylthiotransferase RimO, with the protein MPERRTVALVTLGCARNEVDSEELAGRLEADGWQLVDDASEADVAVVNTCGFVEAAKKDSVDALLEANDLKGHGRTQAVVAVGCMAERYGKELADALPEADGVLGFDDYTNISDRLQTILSGGHHAAHLPRDRRKLLPLTPVERQAAAAEVALPGHGASPTGEITDLPDGVAPASGPRTLRKRLDDSPVASIKLASGCDRRCSFCAIPAFRGSFISRRPSDVLNEAVWLAEQGVSEVVLVSENNTSYGKDLGDIRLLETLLSEIAALPGIERVRVSYLQPAEMRPGLVEAMTSTAGVVPYFDLSFQHSAPAVLRRMRRFGNTEQFLELLKTIRDKAPQAGARSNFIVGFPGESEQDFAELERFVSEAGLDAIGVFGYSDEDGTEAATFEGKLPEDVVAERLAKLSRLAEELTAQRAEQRIGTEVEVLVEAVLVAEDDGEQLVEGRSAHQAPETDGLTTLIGASEAEVGQYYRARVVASEGVDLVAEAIELVRKAAAA; encoded by the coding sequence ATGCCTGAACGCCGTACTGTCGCACTGGTCACGCTCGGATGCGCCCGCAACGAGGTCGACTCCGAGGAACTCGCCGGGCGACTGGAAGCCGATGGCTGGCAACTGGTCGATGACGCGAGTGAAGCCGACGTCGCCGTCGTCAACACCTGCGGCTTCGTCGAAGCCGCCAAGAAGGACTCCGTCGACGCCCTGCTGGAGGCCAACGACCTCAAGGGTCACGGCCGCACCCAGGCCGTGGTCGCGGTCGGCTGCATGGCCGAGCGCTACGGCAAGGAGCTGGCCGACGCGCTGCCGGAGGCCGACGGCGTGCTCGGTTTCGACGACTACACGAACATCAGCGACCGCCTGCAGACCATCCTCTCCGGCGGCCACCACGCCGCCCACCTGCCGCGCGACCGCCGCAAGCTGCTCCCGCTGACCCCCGTCGAGCGCCAGGCCGCGGCTGCCGAGGTGGCGCTGCCGGGGCACGGAGCATCCCCCACAGGGGAGATCACAGACCTGCCGGACGGGGTGGCCCCGGCCTCCGGGCCGCGCACCCTGCGCAAGCGGCTGGACGACAGCCCGGTGGCCTCGATCAAGCTGGCCTCCGGCTGCGACCGGCGCTGCTCGTTCTGCGCGATCCCGGCCTTCCGCGGCTCCTTCATCTCCCGCCGTCCCTCCGACGTGCTGAACGAGGCCGTCTGGCTGGCCGAGCAGGGCGTCAGCGAGGTGGTCCTGGTCAGCGAGAACAACACCTCCTACGGCAAGGACCTGGGCGACATCCGCCTGCTGGAGACGCTGCTGAGCGAGATCGCTGCCCTCCCCGGCATCGAGCGGGTCCGGGTCAGCTACCTGCAGCCCGCCGAGATGCGTCCGGGGCTGGTCGAGGCGATGACCTCGACGGCCGGCGTGGTGCCCTACTTCGACCTCTCCTTCCAGCACTCGGCCCCCGCCGTGCTGCGCCGGATGCGCCGCTTCGGCAACACCGAGCAGTTCCTCGAGCTGCTGAAGACCATCCGGGACAAGGCCCCGCAGGCCGGTGCCCGGTCCAACTTCATCGTCGGGTTCCCGGGCGAGAGCGAGCAGGACTTCGCCGAGCTGGAACGGTTCGTCAGCGAGGCCGGGCTGGACGCGATCGGCGTCTTCGGCTACTCGGACGAGGACGGCACCGAGGCCGCCACCTTCGAGGGCAAGCTCCCCGAGGACGTGGTGGCCGAGCGCCTGGCCAAGCTCTCCCGGCTCGCCGAGGAACTGACCGCGCAGCGGGCCGAGCAGCGGATCGGCACCGAGGTGGAGGTGCTGGTGGAGGCCGTCCTGGTGGCGGAGGACGACGGCGAGCAGCTGGTCGAGGGCCGGTCCGCCCACCAGGCGCCGGAGACCGACGGCCTGACCACCCTGATCGGTGCGTCCGAGGCCGAGGTCGGTCAGTACTACCGGGCCCGCGTGGTGGCCAGCGAGGGCGTCGACCTGGTCGCCGAGGCGATCGAGCTCGTCCGCAAGGCGGCCGCGGCATGA
- the pgsA gene encoding CDP-diacylglycerol--glycerol-3-phosphate 3-phosphatidyltransferase yields the protein MTGGPGSPAAARPAQQGAARPAVPSLWNLANLLTMLRLALVPVFVSLLLADGGHNPKWRAVAWASFAIAMITDLFDGEIARRKGLVTDFGKIADPIADKAIMGAALIGLSVLGDLPWWITAVILARELGITLLRFWVIRYSVIPASRGGKLKTLTQGIAVGMYVLPLTGWLATGRAVLIALAVVLTVATGADYVRQAIVLRREGMARERQAR from the coding sequence ATGACCGGCGGGCCGGGCAGCCCGGCAGCGGCCCGCCCGGCCCAGCAGGGGGCGGCGCGACCGGCGGTGCCCTCGTTGTGGAACCTCGCGAACCTGCTGACCATGCTCCGGCTCGCCCTGGTGCCGGTCTTCGTGAGCCTGCTGCTGGCGGACGGCGGGCACAACCCCAAGTGGCGGGCGGTGGCCTGGGCCTCCTTCGCGATCGCCATGATCACCGACCTGTTCGACGGGGAGATCGCCCGGCGCAAGGGGCTGGTCACCGACTTCGGCAAGATCGCCGACCCGATCGCGGACAAGGCGATCATGGGCGCCGCGCTGATCGGCCTCTCGGTGCTGGGCGACCTGCCCTGGTGGATCACCGCCGTGATCCTGGCCCGCGAACTGGGTATCACCCTGCTGCGGTTCTGGGTGATCCGCTACAGCGTCATCCCGGCCAGCCGGGGCGGCAAGCTCAAGACCCTGACCCAGGGCATCGCGGTGGGCATGTACGTGCTGCCGCTGACCGGCTGGCTGGCGACCGGGCGCGCGGTGCTGATCGCCCTGGCCGTGGTGCTGACGGTGGCCACCGGAGCCGACTACGTGCGCCAGGCCATTGTGTTGCGGCGCGAGGGGATGGCCCGGGAGAGGCAGGCGCGATGA
- a CDS encoding CinA family protein: MTEYVSLAERVHAELRAQGATVAVAESLTGGLLSAQLVEVAGASLTFRGSVTAYATELKASVLGVDEGLLEVHGPVHPVVARQMAEGVRRLLGATYGLGTTGVAGPTEQDGHAVGTVHLGFAGPGGTVVRSPQLSGDRATIRRKAVAGALELLLDRMAAEASVIGVTRVN, from the coding sequence ATGACCGAGTACGTATCGCTCGCGGAGCGGGTGCACGCCGAGTTGCGGGCGCAGGGCGCCACGGTGGCGGTGGCCGAGTCGCTGACCGGCGGCCTGCTGTCCGCGCAGCTGGTCGAGGTCGCCGGGGCCTCGCTCACCTTCCGTGGCTCGGTCACCGCCTACGCCACCGAGCTCAAGGCCTCGGTGCTGGGGGTGGACGAGGGGCTGCTCGAGGTCCACGGCCCGGTCCACCCGGTGGTGGCGCGTCAGATGGCAGAAGGGGTCCGCCGGCTGCTGGGCGCCACCTACGGGTTGGGCACCACCGGGGTGGCCGGGCCGACCGAGCAGGACGGCCACGCCGTCGGCACAGTACACCTGGGATTCGCTGGTCCGGGGGGAACTGTCGTGAGATCGCCCCAGCTGTCGGGCGACCGTGCCACAATCCGACGCAAGGCGGTGGCCGGTGCGCTGGAGCTGCTGCTGGACCGGATGGCGGCCGAGGCGAGTGTCATCGGCGTCACACGCGTCAACTGA
- a CDS encoding helix-turn-helix domain-containing protein encodes MILLRRLLGDVLRRQRQRQGRTLREVSAAARVSLGYLSEVERGQKEASSELLSAICDALDVRMSEVMREVSDELSLAELAAMTALSEDGLLRPVLEPVQLPAPGERMSSITPKAAAVDVVAA; translated from the coding sequence ATGATCCTGCTCCGTCGCCTCTTGGGTGACGTGCTGCGTCGGCAGCGCCAGCGCCAGGGCCGCACACTTCGCGAGGTGTCGGCCGCCGCACGAGTCTCGCTCGGATACCTCTCCGAGGTCGAGCGCGGGCAGAAGGAGGCCTCCTCCGAACTGCTCTCCGCGATCTGCGATGCGCTTGACGTTCGGATGTCCGAGGTCATGCGCGAGGTCAGTGACGAGCTGTCGCTGGCCGAGCTCGCCGCGATGACCGCGCTCTCCGAGGACGGCCTGCTGCGTCCGGTGCTGGAGCCCGTGCAGCTGCCGGCCCCGGGTGAGCGGATGAGCTCGATCACCCCGAAGGCTGCCGCAGTGGACGTCGTCGCCGCCTGA